A genomic window from Silene latifolia isolate original U9 population chromosome 11, ASM4854445v1, whole genome shotgun sequence includes:
- the LOC141614084 gene encoding uncharacterized protein LOC141614084, with product MEERLRSSHVQLADISEFKGCLDACSLVDHPATGCHFTWNNKQGDGLRWAKLDRVLASPMWLSTIHSTVAYLTTARVAESKLALHHCQDQLSRSPLDITILAQEKHLLQEYIMIKKVELQVLYQRAKVQGLQLNDLSTRYFYSRLADRRARNSIGLIQDEFGVQFSPFILISEGHCPPECWGPLVQQVRVQEILDALKSIDRHKSLGIDGYSSGFFLDAWDKVGSDFKAAVFEFFQT from the exons ATGGAAGAACGTTTGCGTAGTTCTCATGTGCAGCTGGCTGATATCTCTGAGTTTAAAGGCTGCTTGGATGCTTGTAGTTTGGTTGATCATCCAGCTACTGGCTGTCACTTcacttggaataacaagcagGGTGATGGCCTCAGATGGGCCAAACTTGATAGAGTATTGGCCTCTCCTATGTGGTTGTCCACTATTCACTCAACTGTTGCCTATCTTACTACTG CTAGGGTGGCTGAAAGTAAGCTTGCTCTTCACCATTGTCAGGACCAGCTCAGTAGATCCCCTCTGGATATTACCATTCTTGCCCAGGAAAAGCACTTGCTACAGGAGTATATTATGATCAAGAAAGTTGAACTGCAGGTTCTTTACCAGAGGGCTAAAGTTCAAGGGCTTCAGTTAAATGACCTTAGCACCAGATATTTCTATTCTAGGCTTGCTGATAGGAGGGCTAGAAATAGTATAGGACTTATTCAAGATGAGTTTGGGGTACAGT TCTCTCCCTTCATCCTTATTTCTGAAGGACACTGTCCCCCAGAATGCTGGGGTCCCCTGGTGCAGCAGGTAAGGGTGCAGGAGATTCTTGATGCCCTAAAATCCATTGATAGGCACAAGAGTCTTGGAATTGATGGGTACTCATCTGGTTTCTTTTTGGATGCTTGGGACAAGGTAGGGTCTGATTTTAAAGCTGCTGTGTTTGAGTTCTTCCAGACTTGA